CGATTCGCGTCTAGAAGACAGCGATGGGTTTCATGTTTGGATCGATACGCGGTGCAGTCCATTGATCCACCGCGCCACACAGTTTTGTCATCGATTCTTGTTCATGCCTGCCGGTGGCGGCCCGAAACGCGAACATGCCACTGCGGCGATCATTCCAATCAACCGGGCACGCATGCATCCAAAATCGTTTCCGCCAAAAACATTGAAGATTGTCGGACTTCCTCGCCACGACGGGTACGAGATGTCGGGTTTTATTCCGTCCGACGCTTTGACCGGGTTTGATCCGGCGGACCAACCCCGAATCAGTCTGTATTACGCCGTCATCGACCGTGAACTCGGCTGGCAAACGCTTTCGCTCGGCCCCGAATACCCTGTCATGGAAGACCCCAGTCTGTGGGGCGAAGCCATCCTGTCCGGCGGATAGCAGCCTGTTGAAAAAGGTGTCTGACCCTTTGGAGACGTTGCTGACACATTGTGAATTCGAAACGTCGAAGAAGGTCAGACACCTTTTTCAACAGGCTGATAGGCCGCTCATTCTTGGCCTTCAGCGTCCCCATTCGTTGTCCCTCTGCCGTCTCGGCTGCGGCGGGTTGCGAGCGCAAGATTGTTAGCAATTTCGGTCAGAAGGCCGACGCTTTGGACGAACCATCGTATTTTTGGTCAAAAACAGAGCAACTGTGGCCGGAAAACGGCGTTTGCCCGTTACCAAAACGCCCGCGATTTATAGAATTTCGGTAAGTTCTGAACCCGGAACGATCGATACAACCCCTAAAGTCCCTCCTACTTACGCCAGAACCTGTTGCCAGCATGACGGTTTCCCCCACCACGACCAAAAAAGTCCAGTCCGTTTCTGGAATAACTGTCCGGCTCGCCGGCGACTCGGGCGACGGGATGCAGTTGCTTGGAACGCAGTTGACCAACACCAGCGCGTTGGCGGGAAATGACGTCGCCACGTTCCCGGACTTCCCCGCGGAAATCCGAGCCCCGCGAGGTACTCGCGCCGGAGTATCGGGATTCCAAGTTCAATTCGCTAGCGAAGAGATCTTCACGCCCGGTGATGTCTTGGATGCACTGGTGGTGATGAACCCTGCAGCGATGGTCACCAATTTGGGCGATCTTCGCAAAGGCGGCATCCTGATCGCCAACGAAGACGGATTCAACGACAAAGAATTCAAGCTCGCCAAAGTCGAATCGAACCCGCTTGAAGCCAGCGTGATCGAAGAAACTTACCGCGTCGTCAAAGTACCGATGACCACATTGACTCGCGATGCCGTCGCCAGCTTTGACCTTGGCGTCAAACTTGCCGATCGCTGCAAAAACTTCTTCGCGATGGGTTTGGTGTATTGGCTGTTCGGCCGATCGCTGGAGCCGACACTGAGATTCATCGAGGACAAGTTCGGTAAGAAGCCTGATGTCGCGGCGGCCAACGTCGCGGCCCTTCGCGCCGGCTGGGCTTTCGGTGAAACGACCGAAGCGTTCGGCGAAAGCTACCAGGTCGAAGCGGCCGAGCTGAAACCGGGCACGTATCGCAACATCATGGGCAACCAAGCGATCGCGATGGGATTGGTCGCCGCTTCCAAAGTCAGTAACAAGGAAATGTTCTACGGAACGTACCCCATCACGCCGGCAAGCGATATTTTGCACGAGCTGACGAAGTTCAAGAACTTTGGCGTTCGCACGTTCCAAGCCGAAGATGAAATCGCGGCGATCTGCGCCACGATTGGCGCCGCGTTCGGGGGAAGCATGGGCGTGACCGCCAGCAGCGGCCCCGGCATCGCGTTGAAGGGCGAAGCGATGGGGTTGGGAATGATGTTAGAGTTGCCGATGATCATCATCGACGTCCAACGTGGCGGTCCGAGTACGGGGCTGCCGACGAAGACCGAACAGAGCGACCTGTTACAGGTGATGTTCGGGCGCAATGGCGAATCCCCGTTGCCAGTATTGGCGCCGCGTTCACCCGGCGACTGTTTTGACATTGCGATCGAAGCTTGGCGAATCGCGACGGAGTGCATGTGCCCGGTCATCATTTTGTCCGACGGATACATCGCTAACGGAAGCGAGCCATGGCGTGTGCCAAAAATGTCGGAGCTGCCGAAGATCGAAATTTCGCACCCCGAGGGCACCGACGACGAAACTGCGTTTAAGCCTTACGCTCGCGACGAAAATCTGGCACGGCCGTGGGCGGTTCCCGGGACTCCGGGATTGATGCACCGCGTCGGTGGTCTTGAAAAAGAAGACGTGACAGGCAACGTCAGCTATGACCCCGCCAATCACCAACACATGACGAACACGCGAGCCGCGAAGGTCGCCAACATCGCCAAGCGGATTCCCGCCCAAGATGTATTTGGCGAAACGTCAGGCGACGTGTTGGTCATTTCGTGGGGCGGGACTTACGGATCGTGTCACACTGCGGTTGATCGCATCCGAAAAGCCGGCCATAAGGTCAGCCATGCCCACGTTCGCTACATGAATCCGATGCCGGCCAACATGGGCGAACTGATGAAGTCGTTCACGAAGGTCGTCGTTCCCGAGCTGAACACCGGACAACTGCGGATGCTGTTGCGAGCCGAACACTTGGTCGACTGCATTGGCATCAATAAAGTCCAAGGCAAGCCCTTCACAGTCACCGAGTTGGTCGAACAGATCTCAGCGATTGCGGTCGACGCGGAAGCATCCGATCCTGGCAAGCGCCACGCTTCCTAAACTGACCTAACGACGTCCCACCTTACTTCTAGCACCCAACACCGATCTTTCCATGTCTCTTCCTGTTTTAAAAGCTTCCGACTTCGCCTCCAACCAAGACGTCCGTTGGTGCCCCGGCTGTGGCGACTATTCGATTCTGGCACAAATGAAAAAGGTGCTGCCGGAATTGGGAGTGCCACGTGAAAAGATCGTCTTCATCAGCGGCATCGGGTGCAGCAGCCGATTCCCGTACTACATGAACACGTACGGCATGCACTCGATTCACGGCCGCGCGCCGGGATTCGCAACTGGCCTGAAGTCGACGCGTCCCGACTTGATGGTTTGGGTCATCACTGGGGACGGCGATGCGTTGTCCATTGGCGGTAATCACTTCATCCACATGTTGCGCCGGAACATCGACGTCAATGTGGTGCTGTTTAACAACCGCATCTATGGCTTGACCAAGGGGCAATACAGCCCGACCAGCAAAGAAGGCCAGATCACCAAGAGCACGCCGATGGGATCGATCGACCATCCATTGATGCCGTTGTCGTTGGCACTGGCGGCGGAAGCGACGTTTGTGGCGCGATCCATCGACGCCCACGTCAAACATTTGGGCGAAACGCTCGCCCGTGCGGCCGCTCACAAGGGAACGTCCTTGGTCGAGGTTTACCAAAACTGCAACGTCTTCAACGACGGCGCGATGGCATATGCCCAAGAGAAGAAACAGCGCGCCGACAACGTCATCGAACTTGAACACGGCAAGCCGCTTATCTTCTCGGGCGGAACCAAGGGGATTCGCTTGGTCGGCAATCACTTGGAAATCGTCAACACGGCCGATGTCCCCACGGACGACTTGCTGATCCACGATGAAAAGTCGCCCAACCCGTCGATCCACATGATGCTGGCCCGCATGAGCTACCCCGAAATGCCGGAACCGAT
Above is a window of Rubripirellula tenax DNA encoding:
- a CDS encoding 2-oxoacid:acceptor oxidoreductase subunit alpha is translated as MTVSPTTTKKVQSVSGITVRLAGDSGDGMQLLGTQLTNTSALAGNDVATFPDFPAEIRAPRGTRAGVSGFQVQFASEEIFTPGDVLDALVVMNPAAMVTNLGDLRKGGILIANEDGFNDKEFKLAKVESNPLEASVIEETYRVVKVPMTTLTRDAVASFDLGVKLADRCKNFFAMGLVYWLFGRSLEPTLRFIEDKFGKKPDVAAANVAALRAGWAFGETTEAFGESYQVEAAELKPGTYRNIMGNQAIAMGLVAASKVSNKEMFYGTYPITPASDILHELTKFKNFGVRTFQAEDEIAAICATIGAAFGGSMGVTASSGPGIALKGEAMGLGMMLELPMIIIDVQRGGPSTGLPTKTEQSDLLQVMFGRNGESPLPVLAPRSPGDCFDIAIEAWRIATECMCPVIILSDGYIANGSEPWRVPKMSELPKIEISHPEGTDDETAFKPYARDENLARPWAVPGTPGLMHRVGGLEKEDVTGNVSYDPANHQHMTNTRAAKVANIAKRIPAQDVFGETSGDVLVISWGGTYGSCHTAVDRIRKAGHKVSHAHVRYMNPMPANMGELMKSFTKVVVPELNTGQLRMLLRAEHLVDCIGINKVQGKPFTVTELVEQISAIAVDAEASDPGKRHAS
- a CDS encoding 2-oxoacid:ferredoxin oxidoreductase subunit beta, which produces MSLPVLKASDFASNQDVRWCPGCGDYSILAQMKKVLPELGVPREKIVFISGIGCSSRFPYYMNTYGMHSIHGRAPGFATGLKSTRPDLMVWVITGDGDALSIGGNHFIHMLRRNIDVNVVLFNNRIYGLTKGQYSPTSKEGQITKSTPMGSIDHPLMPLSLALAAEATFVARSIDAHVKHLGETLARAAAHKGTSLVEVYQNCNVFNDGAMAYAQEKKQRADNVIELEHGKPLIFSGGTKGIRLVGNHLEIVNTADVPTDDLLIHDEKSPNPSIHMMLARMSYPEMPEPIGVFRAVEGVATYDDQINQQVELARSKKGEGDLEKLFAAGDTWTVK